The following proteins are encoded in a genomic region of Nonomuraea muscovyensis:
- a CDS encoding FAD-binding and (Fe-S)-binding domain-containing protein, with protein MASSAGEPILTALRRVVRGEVTADRGRLAQYAADASNYRRVPLGVVFPLDREDVIAAVAACRRHGVPLTCRGAGTSTSGQAIGSGLVLDFSRHCNRILDLDPRARTARVEPGLVLDDLQAAAAQHGLAFGPDPSTHSRCTIGGMIGNNACGSHSLAWGRTSDNVIELEVLTYGGTVLTVGPTTTSQLEDAIAEGGERGRLLAGVRDLAMENLGTLRTEFGRFPRQVSGYALEHLLPEARFNLARALVGSEGTCAVVLSAKLSLVRRPRARALAVLGYPDAPAAADAVPALVERAPMTLEGLDRALTRMVTRPAALAAVERLPAGDAWLFAEVGADTPDEARRAASDLATAAERTAGFLGTYVATGPDEQRALWGIREDGAGLATRLPDGSEAWPGWEDAAVPAERLGAYLRDFNDLMARYGLQGAVYGHFGEGCLHVRLDFDFETHEGTKAFRAFLADAARLVAEHGGSPSGEHGDGQARSEFLGLVYSRQAVELFERFKHLWDPGDKLNPGVIVHPRRSDHDLRVSPRRSTIPLHTTFSYPDDGGDFGRAVRRCVGVGKCLTGGSSGSVMCPSYRVTRDERDSTRGRARLLYEMAQGELIDDGWRSREVRDALDLCLSCKGCSSDCPVGVDMATYKSEFLHHHYRGRLRPPAHYSMGWLPVWSRLAARAPRLANSVTCSPLAPLVKRLGGIAPQRGIPAFASESFLHWFRRRDGAREGTPVLLWVDSFNNHFSPHVLRAAVTVLEAAGFQVHVPPGTQCCGLTWISTGQLGVARRVAARAVAALETRPDVPVVGLEPSCTAALRGDLPRLLDTSAARRTAGRVKSLAEILLEHAPHYTPPRIDARSISQTHCHQHAEGGFDADGEILRRAGVHNTVLRSGCCGLAGNFGFERGHYDVSVAAAEQTLLPAVRAAAPDTLILADGFSCRTQISQLSDRTAIHLAELLAITTARRKRTS; from the coding sequence ATGGCATCATCGGCCGGCGAGCCGATCCTGACCGCACTGCGCCGCGTCGTCCGCGGCGAGGTGACCGCCGATCGCGGCCGCCTCGCCCAGTACGCCGCGGACGCCTCCAACTATCGCCGCGTCCCGCTGGGCGTGGTCTTCCCGCTGGACCGCGAGGACGTCATCGCGGCCGTGGCGGCGTGCCGGCGCCACGGTGTGCCGCTGACCTGCCGCGGCGCCGGAACCAGCACCTCCGGCCAGGCGATCGGCTCCGGCCTCGTCCTGGACTTCTCCCGGCACTGCAACCGCATCCTGGACCTCGATCCGCGGGCGCGCACCGCCCGGGTCGAGCCGGGGCTGGTCCTGGACGACCTCCAGGCCGCAGCGGCCCAGCATGGCCTGGCCTTCGGTCCGGATCCGTCCACCCACAGCCGGTGCACCATCGGCGGCATGATCGGCAACAACGCCTGCGGGTCGCACTCCCTCGCCTGGGGGCGCACCAGCGACAACGTCATCGAGCTCGAAGTCCTCACCTACGGCGGGACGGTCCTCACCGTCGGGCCGACGACAACGAGCCAACTCGAGGACGCCATCGCCGAAGGAGGCGAACGCGGCCGACTGCTTGCCGGCGTACGCGACCTTGCGATGGAGAACCTGGGCACGTTGCGCACCGAGTTCGGCCGCTTCCCCCGGCAGGTCTCCGGGTACGCGCTGGAACACCTCCTGCCCGAAGCGCGGTTCAACCTGGCCCGCGCCCTGGTCGGCTCCGAAGGCACCTGCGCCGTGGTGCTGTCCGCCAAGCTCAGCCTGGTACGCCGCCCCCGCGCGCGGGCGCTGGCCGTGCTCGGGTACCCCGACGCGCCCGCCGCGGCGGACGCGGTGCCCGCCCTGGTGGAACGGGCGCCGATGACGCTCGAAGGCCTGGACCGGGCGCTGACCCGCATGGTCACCCGCCCGGCCGCGCTGGCGGCCGTCGAGCGCCTCCCTGCCGGCGATGCCTGGCTGTTCGCCGAGGTGGGGGCGGACACGCCCGACGAGGCCCGGCGCGCGGCGTCCGATCTCGCCACAGCGGCCGAGCGGACCGCCGGGTTCCTGGGCACGTACGTCGCCACCGGCCCGGACGAGCAGCGGGCCCTGTGGGGGATCCGGGAGGACGGCGCGGGGCTGGCGACCCGGCTTCCCGACGGGTCCGAGGCGTGGCCCGGCTGGGAGGACGCCGCCGTTCCAGCCGAACGTCTCGGTGCCTACCTGCGCGACTTCAACGACCTCATGGCCCGCTATGGCTTGCAAGGGGCGGTATACGGCCACTTCGGGGAGGGCTGCCTGCACGTCCGCCTTGACTTCGACTTCGAGACCCACGAAGGCACGAAGGCGTTTCGCGCCTTCCTGGCCGACGCCGCCCGCCTGGTCGCCGAGCACGGCGGCTCGCCCTCCGGGGAGCACGGCGACGGGCAGGCCCGCTCCGAGTTCCTGGGCCTGGTCTACAGCAGGCAGGCGGTGGAGCTGTTCGAGCGGTTCAAGCACCTCTGGGACCCCGGCGACAAGCTCAATCCCGGGGTGATCGTCCATCCTCGTCGCTCCGACCACGACCTGCGCGTCAGCCCGCGCCGCAGCACGATCCCGCTGCACACCACGTTCTCCTACCCCGACGACGGCGGCGACTTCGGCCGCGCGGTGCGCCGCTGCGTCGGCGTCGGCAAGTGCCTGACCGGAGGCTCCAGCGGATCGGTGATGTGTCCCAGCTACCGGGTGACCCGCGACGAACGCGACTCCACCCGGGGCCGTGCCCGGCTGCTGTACGAGATGGCGCAGGGGGAGCTGATCGACGACGGGTGGCGCTCCCGAGAGGTCCGCGACGCACTGGACCTGTGCCTGTCGTGCAAGGGGTGCAGCTCCGACTGCCCCGTGGGGGTCGACATGGCGACATACAAGTCGGAGTTCCTGCACCACCACTACCGCGGCCGCCTGCGCCCGCCGGCCCACTACTCCATGGGATGGCTGCCCGTGTGGTCCCGGCTCGCCGCCCGCGCCCCTCGTCTGGCCAATTCGGTCACCTGCTCGCCACTCGCGCCGCTGGTCAAGCGGCTCGGCGGGATCGCCCCGCAGCGTGGCATCCCCGCGTTCGCGAGCGAGAGCTTCCTCCACTGGTTCCGCCGCCGCGACGGCGCGCGGGAGGGCACCCCGGTGCTGCTGTGGGTCGACTCGTTCAACAACCACTTCAGCCCGCACGTGCTGCGGGCCGCCGTCACCGTCCTGGAGGCCGCCGGCTTCCAGGTGCACGTGCCGCCCGGCACCCAGTGCTGCGGACTGACGTGGATCAGCACCGGCCAGCTCGGGGTCGCCCGCAGAGTGGCCGCGCGCGCCGTCGCGGCGCTGGAGACCCGGCCCGACGTGCCGGTCGTCGGTCTGGAACCGAGTTGCACCGCCGCCCTCCGCGGCGATCTGCCCAGGCTGCTGGACACCTCTGCCGCGCGCCGTACTGCCGGCCGCGTCAAGAGTTTGGCCGAGATTCTCCTCGAACACGCCCCGCACTACACGCCGCCGCGGATCGACGCCCGCTCCATCAGCCAGACACACTGCCACCAGCACGCCGAGGGCGGGTTCGACGCCGACGGCGAGATACTGCGGCGAGCGGGCGTGCACAACACCGTCCTGCGGTCCGGCTGTTGCGGGCTCGCCGGGAACTTCGGCTTCGAGCGCGGCCACTACGACGTCTCGGTCGCCGCCGCCGAGCAGACGCTGCTTCCCGCCGTGCGCGCCGCCGCCCCGGACACGCTGATCCTCGCCGACGGTTTCAGCTGCCGTACCCAGATCTCCCAGCTCAGCGACCGCACCGCCATACACCTCGCCGAACTCCTCGCCATCACGACCGCCCGAAGGAAACGCACGTCATGA
- a CDS encoding Glu/Leu/Phe/Val family dehydrogenase has translation MTDTLALIDEWGPEKVVVVSHRRSGMKGVLVIDNTARGTGKGGTRMSPHVTVGEVARLARVMTWKWAAVDMFHGGAKAGIAADPASPDKEAILRAFVRALSNEVPREYVLGLDVGLTERDAAIIQDELGDRGAAVGTPQELGGVPYDALGITGYGVAEAADAAAGASGFSLATARVSIQGFGAVGAAAARRLAELGASVVAVSTARGALHDPAGLDVERLVKLRETYGDSLIDEYGSVPVRAPGTELLVPCDILVPAALQDVIDADLATRLRARLVVEAANLPTSPQAQRVLAERGVGIVPDFIANAGGVVAAGFAMEARYSPFRPDPARIFPLVSAKLRDNTEAVLATARTCGMRPHEAARTIAQDRVRAAMGLKGRVPLAERA, from the coding sequence ATGACGGACACGCTCGCGCTTATCGACGAATGGGGACCGGAGAAGGTGGTGGTCGTCTCGCACCGCCGAAGTGGGATGAAGGGCGTGCTGGTCATCGACAACACCGCCCGCGGCACCGGCAAGGGCGGCACCAGGATGAGCCCGCACGTCACCGTCGGTGAGGTCGCCCGCCTCGCCAGGGTCATGACCTGGAAATGGGCCGCCGTCGACATGTTCCACGGCGGCGCGAAGGCGGGGATCGCCGCCGATCCCGCCTCTCCGGACAAGGAGGCGATCCTGCGCGCCTTCGTACGCGCGCTGTCCAACGAGGTCCCCCGCGAGTACGTCCTCGGCCTGGACGTGGGCCTGACCGAGCGGGACGCGGCGATCATCCAGGACGAGCTCGGAGACCGGGGCGCCGCCGTCGGCACACCGCAGGAGCTGGGCGGCGTCCCGTACGACGCGCTCGGCATCACCGGGTACGGCGTCGCGGAGGCCGCCGACGCGGCGGCCGGGGCGAGCGGGTTCTCCCTGGCCACTGCCAGGGTGTCCATTCAGGGCTTCGGCGCCGTCGGCGCCGCCGCCGCCCGGCGTCTGGCGGAGCTCGGCGCGAGCGTCGTGGCCGTCTCCACTGCCCGCGGTGCCCTGCACGACCCAGCCGGCCTGGACGTCGAGCGTCTGGTCAAGCTGCGCGAGACTTACGGGGACTCCCTGATCGACGAGTACGGCTCGGTCCCCGTCCGCGCCCCGGGCACCGAACTGCTCGTGCCGTGTGACATCCTCGTGCCCGCCGCTCTGCAGGACGTCATCGACGCCGATCTCGCCACCCGCCTGCGGGCACGGCTCGTCGTCGAGGCGGCCAACCTGCCCACGTCCCCCCAGGCGCAGCGAGTCCTGGCGGAGCGGGGCGTCGGCATCGTGCCCGACTTCATCGCGAACGCCGGCGGCGTGGTGGCCGCGGGATTCGCCATGGAAGCCCGCTACTCGCCCTTCCGGCCTGACCCGGCACGGATCTTCCCGCTCGTCTCGGCCAAGCTGCGCGACAACACCGAAGCGGTTCTGGCGACGGCCCGTACCTGCGGCATGCGGCCCCACGAGGCGGCGCGCACGATCGCCCAGGACAGGGTCCGTGCCGCCATGGGGCTCAAGGGCCGCGTTCCCCTCGCGGAGCGGGCATGA
- a CDS encoding NAD-binding protein: MTATSFPEPVYVVIGGEAARGVCGSLLAVGHTVRHLVQPTDKDLHEALGQHVAGVAILLDDDVESLRYALAVEHIRPSVMLVVQIFDRTVAEQLVRVVPNCRVTSPADVAVPAFLAACVAPDLLAVTRTPSGHVAARWDGNTVRQEPYRLPRPLRRRARMGRVKGQLRPHDGSSRIMLAGLAGLLAVLFADWAWSVAVHRRAPIEALFDAVRTVSTVGPASAHGSDGYLLFASVAMIITMVFTAVFTAGMVDRLLAPRSLGIVGPRTLPRAGHVVVVGLGQVGLRLCTQLQDLGIGVVAIERDPAAPNLRVARALRVPVLVADAVDAFVLAKVRLHAAQALVAVASDDLENIAVSVAARAIAPDLRVVIRAGDHDAIRETRSLFRIGLVHDLNSMSAAFTSASLRGLLPRGVLAHGRRLLLQQEDGTVTPWPQADRCGHER, translated from the coding sequence ATGACTGCGACCTCCTTTCCTGAGCCCGTCTACGTCGTGATCGGCGGCGAGGCGGCCCGGGGCGTCTGCGGCTCACTGCTGGCGGTCGGCCACACCGTGCGCCACCTCGTCCAGCCCACCGACAAGGACCTGCACGAGGCGCTGGGCCAGCACGTCGCGGGCGTGGCGATCCTGCTCGACGACGATGTGGAATCTCTGCGCTATGCCCTCGCCGTGGAGCACATCCGCCCCAGCGTCATGCTGGTCGTCCAGATCTTCGACCGGACCGTCGCCGAACAACTGGTGCGGGTGGTGCCCAACTGCCGCGTCACGTCGCCGGCCGACGTCGCGGTGCCCGCCTTCCTGGCGGCCTGCGTGGCACCCGACCTGCTTGCCGTGACGCGGACGCCCTCCGGGCACGTCGCGGCCCGCTGGGACGGGAACACCGTCCGCCAGGAGCCCTACCGGCTGCCGCGCCCGCTGCGGCGGCGAGCGCGGATGGGCAGGGTCAAAGGCCAGTTGCGGCCGCACGACGGCAGCTCCCGCATCATGCTCGCGGGCCTGGCGGGGCTGCTCGCGGTGCTCTTCGCGGACTGGGCGTGGTCCGTGGCGGTGCACCGCAGAGCACCGATCGAGGCGCTGTTCGACGCGGTGCGCACCGTGTCGACCGTCGGACCGGCGTCCGCGCACGGCTCGGACGGCTACCTGCTGTTCGCCAGCGTGGCAATGATCATCACCATGGTCTTCACCGCCGTCTTCACCGCCGGCATGGTGGACCGGCTGCTGGCGCCCCGCTCGCTCGGCATCGTGGGCCCCCGGACCCTGCCCCGAGCCGGCCACGTGGTTGTGGTCGGTCTGGGGCAGGTGGGCCTGCGGCTGTGCACCCAGCTCCAGGATCTGGGTATCGGCGTGGTGGCGATCGAACGAGATCCGGCCGCCCCCAACCTCCGGGTCGCCAGGGCACTCCGGGTACCCGTCCTCGTGGCCGACGCCGTGGACGCCTTCGTGCTCGCCAAGGTCCGCCTGCACGCCGCGCAGGCTCTGGTGGCCGTGGCCTCCGACGACCTGGAGAACATAGCGGTCTCCGTGGCGGCGCGGGCGATCGCGCCCGATCTCCGCGTGGTGATCAGAGCGGGCGATCACGACGCCATCAGGGAGACCCGCTCCTTGTTCCGGATCGGCCTGGTCCATGACCTCAACAGCATGAGCGCCGCGTTCACGAGCGCGAGTCTGCGCGGGTTACTGCCGCGGGGCGTGTTGGCACACGGCAGGCGACTCCTGCTTCAGCAGGAGGACGGCACGGTCACGCCGTGGCCACAGGCGGATCGGTGCGGTCATGAACGCTGA
- a CDS encoding ATP-binding protein yields the protein MTSFVGRRRELAEARRLLSAARVVTLTGVGGVGKTRLAMRLADEVRRAFPAGVWLVDLTAVETPELLVHAVGEALEIQDRSARPALQVLVENLRGKQALLLLDNCEHVISECAELADRLVRHLPDLRILATSRQTLGIAGEQVLHVPTLPSDEAVQLFAERAQTVLRGFTLTGADRRSVELICARLDGIPLAIELASARLRVLSPAQVLERLDDRFGLLTTGSRTALPRRQTLREMIGWSHALCTKQEQLLWARASVFADGIELEAAEEVCSGDGISPEEVIDVVTGLVDKSILIREEHAHRVRYRLLETIKQYGRERLRELGQEEELRRRHRDWFHRLVARAEPEWFGPGQAEWFALLRVEQGNIRVALDFCVTERHEARSGLSMAAALCYYWIATSSLREGRRWLDLLLSLDTAPTAVRAKALIVDARLAILQSDFASAGPVLRDGRALAGRLDDARTLAMSMHVEGLGALIDQDLPRAVILLGTSCKRYEHLGDRMSAAISQMYLATAQSYLGDHDQAAALFDDCVAVCDAHGELWFKSYALCVSGIAAWRVGDASGAHALQLESIRLKRPFNDRLGLAMCVEVMAWITAEQGENERAARLLGAVANLWKSIGGPLFGYLTDHHARCEEAVRRALPARTFDDAVHKGAGLSLAALIELALREDAAAPEAAEPSPLTRREAEIAELVARGMSNKEIAAALVIAQRTAEAHVEHILAKLGFKSRAQIAVWMSERSRAQRPISVHDRTDPPVATA from the coding sequence GTGACGAGTTTCGTCGGCCGGCGACGCGAGCTGGCGGAGGCCAGGCGGCTGCTGTCGGCCGCGCGAGTGGTGACGCTCACCGGCGTGGGCGGTGTCGGCAAGACCCGGCTGGCCATGCGGCTCGCCGACGAGGTCCGGCGGGCCTTCCCCGCCGGCGTGTGGCTGGTCGACCTGACCGCGGTGGAGACTCCGGAACTGCTCGTGCACGCGGTGGGCGAGGCACTGGAGATCCAGGACCGTTCCGCACGGCCCGCGCTGCAGGTGCTCGTCGAGAATCTGCGCGGCAAGCAGGCGCTGCTGCTCCTGGACAACTGCGAGCACGTGATCTCCGAGTGCGCCGAGCTGGCGGACCGGCTCGTACGGCACCTGCCGGACCTGCGCATCCTCGCCACGAGCCGCCAGACGCTGGGCATCGCCGGCGAGCAGGTGCTCCATGTGCCCACGCTGCCCAGCGACGAGGCGGTGCAGTTGTTCGCCGAGCGCGCCCAGACCGTGCTGCGGGGGTTCACGCTGACCGGGGCCGACCGCCGTTCCGTGGAGCTGATCTGCGCGCGCCTGGACGGGATACCGTTGGCGATCGAGCTGGCGAGCGCTCGGCTGAGGGTGCTTTCGCCGGCACAGGTGCTGGAGCGGCTGGACGACAGGTTCGGACTGCTGACCACCGGCTCGCGGACCGCGTTGCCACGCCGGCAGACACTGCGGGAGATGATCGGCTGGAGCCATGCCCTGTGCACGAAGCAGGAGCAGTTGCTGTGGGCCCGCGCCTCAGTGTTCGCCGACGGCATCGAACTGGAGGCCGCCGAAGAAGTGTGTTCGGGGGATGGCATCTCGCCCGAGGAGGTCATCGACGTGGTGACCGGCCTCGTGGACAAATCCATCCTGATCAGGGAGGAGCACGCCCACCGGGTCCGATACCGGCTGCTGGAGACCATCAAACAGTACGGCCGTGAACGGTTGCGCGAGCTCGGGCAAGAGGAGGAACTGCGGCGCCGCCACCGGGACTGGTTCCACCGGCTGGTGGCTCGGGCGGAGCCCGAATGGTTCGGGCCCGGACAGGCGGAGTGGTTCGCCCTGCTGCGCGTCGAGCAGGGCAACATCCGGGTTGCCCTGGACTTCTGTGTCACCGAGCGGCATGAGGCTCGCAGCGGGCTGAGCATGGCCGCCGCTCTCTGCTACTACTGGATCGCGACCAGTTCGCTGCGTGAAGGGCGGCGCTGGCTCGACCTGCTGCTATCCCTGGACACCGCCCCCACCGCGGTGCGGGCCAAGGCGTTGATCGTGGACGCCCGGCTGGCGATCCTGCAGAGCGATTTCGCCTCCGCTGGACCGGTGCTGCGGGACGGCCGGGCGCTGGCCGGTCGCTTGGACGATGCTCGTACTCTCGCGATGAGCATGCACGTCGAGGGGCTGGGCGCGCTGATCGATCAGGATCTGCCCCGGGCCGTGATCCTGCTCGGCACGTCGTGCAAGCGATACGAGCACCTCGGAGATCGCATGAGCGCGGCGATCTCGCAGATGTACCTGGCCACGGCCCAGTCGTATCTCGGCGACCACGATCAGGCAGCCGCGCTCTTCGACGACTGCGTGGCCGTGTGTGATGCGCACGGCGAGCTGTGGTTCAAGTCGTACGCGCTGTGTGTGTCCGGCATCGCCGCCTGGCGGGTGGGTGACGCGTCCGGGGCGCATGCTCTGCAGCTGGAGAGCATTCGGCTCAAGCGGCCGTTCAACGACCGCCTCGGGCTCGCCATGTGCGTGGAGGTGATGGCCTGGATCACCGCGGAGCAGGGAGAGAACGAGCGCGCCGCCCGGCTGCTCGGGGCGGTCGCAAACCTGTGGAAGTCCATCGGCGGGCCGCTCTTCGGGTACCTGACGGACCACCACGCGCGCTGCGAGGAGGCGGTGCGGCGTGCCCTGCCCGCGAGGACGTTCGACGATGCCGTGCACAAAGGCGCAGGGCTCTCCTTGGCCGCGCTGATCGAGCTGGCGCTGCGGGAGGACGCCGCTGCGCCGGAGGCCGCGGAGCCGTCGCCCTTGACGCGGAGGGAAGCGGAGATCGCCGAGCTCGTCGCGCGGGGCATGAGCAACAAGGAGATCGCGGCCGCGCTGGTGATCGCGCAGCGCACCGCTGAGGCGCACGTCGAGCACATCCTGGCCAAGCTCGGCTTCAAGTCCCGCGCTCAGATAGCCGTCTGGATGTCCGAGCGATCCCGCGCGCAGCGGCCGATCAGCGTTCATGACCGCACCGATCCGCCTGTGGCCACGGCGTGA